A window of the Phaseolus vulgaris cultivar G19833 chromosome 5, P. vulgaris v2.0, whole genome shotgun sequence genome harbors these coding sequences:
- the LOC137834669 gene encoding protein FAR-RED ELONGATED HYPOCOTYL 3 isoform X1: MDIDLRLPSGEHDKEDEETTTIDNMLDSEEKLHNGGIDGRNIVEAGIEVHALNGGDLNSPTVDIVMFKEDTNLEPLSGMEFESHGEAYSFYQEYARSMGFNTAIQNSRRSKTSREFIDAKFACSRYGTKREYDKSFNRPRARQNKQDSENSTGRRSCSKTDCKASMHVKRRADGKWVIHSFVKEHNHELLPAQAVSEQTRRMYAAMARQFAEYKTVVGLKNEKNPFDKGRNLGLESGEAKIMLDFFIQMQNMNSNFFYAVDLGEDQRLRNLLWIDAKSRNDYINFCDVVSFDTTYVRNKYKMPLALFVGVNQHYQFTLLGCALISDESAATFSWLFRTWLKGVGGQVPKVIITDHDKTLKSVISDIFPNSSHCVCLWHVLGKVSENLAPVIKKHENFMAKFEKCIYRSLTSDDFEKRWWKIVDKCELREDECMQSLYEDRKLWAPTFMKDVFLGGMSTVQRSESVNSFFDKYVHKKTSVQDFVKQYESILQDRYEEEAKADSDTWNKLATLKTPSPLEKSVAGIFTHAVFKKIQAEVVGAVACHPKADRQDETTTVHRVHDMETNKDFFVVVNQVKFELSCICRLFEYRGYLCRHALIVLQYSGQSVFPSQYILKRWTKDAKLRNIIGEESEHMLSRVQRYNDLCQRSLKLSEEGSLSQESYSIAFHALHEAHKSCVSVNNSSKSPTEAGTSGAHGQLSTEEDTQSRNMSKSNKKKNPTKKKKVNSEAEVMTVGALDNLQQMEKFSTRAAVTLEGYYGTQQSVQGMLNLMGPTRDDYYGNQQTLQGLGPISSIPTSHDGYYGAHQGIPGLAQLDFLRTGFTYSIRDDPNVRATQLHEDPSRHA; this comes from the exons CATGGAATTTGAGTCTCACGGGGAAGCTTATTCTTTTTACCAAGAATATGCTCGGTCAATGGGATTCAACACTGCTATACAAAATAGTCGTCGTTCAAAAACATCAAGAGAATTTATAGATGCGAAATTTGCTTGCTCCAGATATGGAACAAAACGAGAGTATGATAAATCATTTAATCGACCACGTGCTCGACAGAACAAACAAGATTCTGAAAATTCAACTGGTCGAAGATCTTGCTCTAAGACTGATTGTAAAGCAAGCATGCATGTAAAAAGAAGGGCAGATGGAAAATGGGTTATACATAGCTTCGTGAAAGAGCATAATCATGAGCTTTTACCCGCTCAAGCAGTCAGTGAACAAACAAGAAGAATGTATGCTGCAATGGCTAGGCAGTTTGCTGAATACAAAACTGTGGTTGGTCTCAAGAATGAGAAGAATCCATTTGATAAAGGCCGGAATTTGGGCCTGGAGTCAGGGGAGGCTAAAATCATGCTTGATTTTTTCATACAGATGCAAAATATGAATTCTAACTTCTTTTATGCAGTAGATCTTGGTGAAGATCAACGTCTGAGAAATCTTTTATGGATTGATGCTAAAAGTAGGAATGACTATATCAACTTTTGTGATGTAGTGTCATTTGATACCACATATGTtagaaacaaatataaaatgcCTCTTGCACTTTTTGTTGGAGTGAACCAGCACTACCAATTTACACTACTTGGATGTGCCTTGATATCAGATGAAAGTGCTGCCACTTTTTCTTGGCTATTTCGGACATGGCTGAAAGGAGTTGGTGGTCAAGTTCCGAAAGTGATCATTACTGACCATGACAAGACATTGAAGTCAGTTATTTCAGACATCTTTCCTAATTCTAGTCATTGTGTTTGCTTATGGCATGTATTAGGGAAGGTATCTGAAAATTTAGCTCCTGTAATTAAAAAGCATGAGAATTTTATggcaaaatttgaaaaatgcaTTTATAGGTCCCTGACCAGTGATGATTTTGAGAAGAGATGGTGGAAAATTGTTGATAAGTGTGAACTTCGAGAGGATGAATGCATGCAGTCATTGTATGAAGATCGAAAGTTATGGGCACCAACATTCATGAAAGATGTTTTCTTAGGTGGTATGTCTACTGTCCAGCGATCTGAAAGTGTAAATTCCTTCTTTGACAAATATGTGCATAAGAAGACCTCTGTCCAAGATTTTGTCAAACAGTATGAATCAATCTTGCAAGACAGGTATGAAGAGGAAGCAAAAGCAGATTCTGATACTTGGAATAAATTGGCTACCTTAAAAACTCCTTCACCTTTGGAGAAGAGTGTTGCAGGGATTTTCACGCATGCTGTATTCAAGAAAATTCAAGCTGAGGTTGTAGGTGCAGTTGCCTGTCATCCTAAAGCTGACAGGCAGGATGAAACAACCACTGTTCACAGGGTTCATGACATGGAAACAAATAAAGACTTCTTTGTTGTGGTGAATCAAGTGAAGTTCGAGTTGTCTTGTATATGTAGGTTATTTGAATACAGAGGTTATCTTTGTAGACATGCATTGATTGTTCTTCAATATTCTGGACAGTCAGTGTTCCCGTCTCAATATATTTTGAAGCGGTGGACAAAAGATGCAAAGCTTAGGAATATAATTGGAGAGGAATCTGAACACATGCTGAGTAGGGTGCAACGGTACAATGATTTATGTCAGCGATCACTAAAGCTCAGTGAAGAGGGATCATTGTCTCAAGAGAGTTATAGTATTGCATTCCATGCGCTACATGAAGCACACAAAAGTTGTGTGAGTGTTAACAATTCTAGTAAAAGTCCTACAGAAGCTGGTACATCAGGGGCTCATGGTCAGCTTTCCACTGAAGAAGATACACAAAGTAGAAATATGAGTAAGTCAAACAAAAAGAAGAATccaactaaaaagaaaaag GTGAACTCTGAAGCGGAAGTGATGACAGTTGGGGCACTAGACAACTTACAACAAATG GAAAAATTCAGCACAAGAGCTGCAGTAACCCTTGAAGGTTATTATGGCACACAGCAGAGCGTGCAAGGAATG TTGAACTTAATGGGACCAACCCGTGATGATTACTATGGGAATCAACAGACTCTTCAGGGGCTG GGGCCAATAAGTTCGATACCAACCAGTCACGATGGTTATTATGGTGCACATCAGGGTATTCCTGGTCTG GCACAACTAGATTTTTTGCGAACTGGTTTCACATATAGCATTCGG GATGATCCTAACGTGAGAGCAACACAGTTGCATGAGGATCCATCAAGACATGCATGA